The genomic region GGTGACAAAAGTGGATCCACAAGATCAGTTTTCAACACATTTCTAAAGGTCCAACTGCAAATCAATAGACATTAATCAGTACAAAGACACTCTCTCCCGTACATACCAGGCGCAGAGCctatgttccacttaaattctgCTCTGAGCCTTTGAAGTAAGTGTTATTTTCAGTATATCAACAATGCTGGTTTCTGCACAGTAATGCATTTCACCCACAGTGAAGACTGTCACATTGCTgcatatctattaaaaaaaaaaaaaacaaaaaaccaaacaaccaagcaTACACTATAATTAGGTCAGCTACTGGGTAAAGGAGACAATAACCACTCTACTAAAGCACCACCACAGCCCTTGTAGGTGCTCATCTGAAAAGaaagtctcttctttcctttgttGTCCCCCTAACATACATTTTCCACAAATATCTCGGCATTGCCAATCCAGTTATGTAACAGCAGAAGAGGATTACTGTGTGACAATGTTCTAATTTACAGACATAACCTACTTCTATGTTTTACTGGGGATGTTTCCTGGAGGGGTAGGTAGAGATGCCCTCCACTCACCATGAGGGACAGGCAGgtctaaaaataattttgcctGGTTCTAATCGATAACATCATGTTGGGAAACCTCTTCCGAAGACACATGAAAGCAAGGTAACCCAATCCCGCCAGCACGCTGACCAGTAGGGTCGTGCCAAGAACCCTGGGCGCCCTCTTCTTGGCCACGCGGAACGCCGTCGGCAGAACGGCCGAGATTAATATATTGTTGACGTGTCCTAAAACTTGGTAAAATGCTTTTCTCTTCAGGACACGCTCATAATAGGCTTCCAAGTTGGGTCGCTTTCCATTTCCCCAGTTTCTTCTTGCTAATCCCAGAAACTTCAGACGATGTAATGTGACAGCAAGTGATACATCTGCCAGACTGAAGAAATCACCACAGAGCCAAGGTTGATTTTCACCTTCTAAGCAGAGACAAAACAAAGAATTAGGAACTAACGGTACAGAAGCACATGAAAAAGTCTCCATGGGCTAACATTTAGTTTAATGCTATTTCAAAATGCTGTCTAATAAACACCACCAACACTTCAGCTATGACACGACTTTAATCAATGAACATTTTGTTAATCCCTGTCCATTCTTCACACCATATTTTAAAGTCTTAGGCTTAGCAGCCTGGCCTACATTTGTTAAGGTAAAAAGATGCCATGTTTCAATTCCATAAAGAAAATCCACAGTAAACACTTATTTTCCTCAACTGCATTTCTCAGATCTGGATTAAATTAAGCAGAAGTGGAAAGGAGGAAGCCAGTTTAGCTTTTACTGAAGAGCTACTGAATTTATCATCTTGCCTGTGTCACTCAGCTCTACAGCATTCACTCAAGAACTACTAATCTGCTGGAGACTTTCAAGTCAAAAAGAAACACATCAGATAACTGACCTGCACCAAACACACCAGCTCAGTGAGAAGACGGAGCTTGTCTACCTGTCCTTCTTTTGTGTCTGTTAGAACCCAAACCATGTTTTTTTATTTACAATGAGAAGTTTGGGAAGTAATGGATATTCACACTGCCCACTACTCAGGAGCACATTCAACTTGTTTGCCACCAGAGCGAAACAACTGTTTGGCACACTACTGGTGCCAGCCCATTTTAACTAGTTATTCAGATGTGGAAGAAAGGCCTCTGCAGAGAGTATCCTATGATGCTGGAAAGACATGTGGGGATTCACCCAGTGCATGAAGTAAGATAGATGATGGAAAGGAAGACCAAGGAAGCTAACCTGTGTGAAAGAAAGATGcatgcagtggcagcagcagtaaGTGAATGAGAAATACGAGCAGTAGTAACAAAAGAAGCTCAGAGGTTGACCAGGACCTGGAGAAGCATTATATATAAACCTCAAATACGTGAATACCTCAGATAAAATTCCAAGAGACAGGTAATAGCCATTATGTTTTAGGAAATCCTGTGATCCTGGAGGTTTTCATAGGATCAGTTGGCTCCTTGGAAAGGCTATTGAGCAGAGAAAGCAAGGGGGCTGCTAGAAATGGTGACAGACTTGTTCACTGAACAAAATCCTACCATCCTTTATGAGTTTAAACATTTTCTGTGACTCTTTTGCTGTTCGGTCAGTAGAAAATTTAACCTAGATTTTCAATCACTGGTTCAAATCTCCTGTCTTGACAGTAATTGATAATTATTACAACAGCTATTTACGGAGCGAAATGCAAAGAGTTATCAATCTGAGCAGATGCAGCTGATATTGACACAGCTCCCAGTGAAGTCAGAGGAGGGATTCCTATTCCTAGCACCACTGGGAGTTGCACAAGACTCTGAATAAACAGAAGAGTAATTCCATTTAAACAAAAATTGACTTTCATTTGGGTGGACAGCAGGTAAACACCACTGCTTTCCAAGAGTGTGGAGGGGAAGGTGGGGAGGAGTGCTGCTTAATAATTAGAGCACTTATCCAGATGGCTAATTCTGCATATACCGCAAATATCAGCACAGTATTCAAACAAGGTTGTAATAAACCTGTGTTAAACATTAAGGTCATGACCATTACAGTAAGATGAGGCTTACAACCACAACAATCAAGGATAACACTCTGTAGTTaaagtttttcttattttgttgatAAAATACTGCAAAATTGTGCAGCTAATTATACTCACTATGCTGAAAATGTGATCAACACTCTCGTAAGACAGTGGGAACTCACTGACAGCAGCAGTAAACTAAACTAGTATTTATAACAGTACTGATCCCTTCTGTGATGTTAGTTCAGTATATGTTGAAAAGTATCTTACTGGATACCTTAAAACCAGTCCTATAATGGTCCTGCCAACAAGTTTACTCAGCCTCCCCAAATATAAGAATCAACAGGATTTAGCAAGAAAAATTCCTTACCTGGCGTTTCCTCATTTCGCCGCTGCAATTCAGTCTCAACCTGATCCAAAACTTTTTCCAGTTCATCCAGTATTTTCTTTAGGTATTTTATATTATCATGATCCAGCAGTTTAGACTAAATATATACATGGGTTAGTGGTTTAATCATTGTATGGAATTCATACTTATATCAGAGAAACCTTTACTTAGATACTACAGTGCTTATTCATAAAACATGACGATTTTCTCCACATAATCAGCTTGATACCATTTGGATACTGGTGACAATTCAGGTAACAGAAGAAGACCTTAGAGATACTAGAGATTGAGGTTCGCCTCACCCTGCAGGGTGCTCAACATCCCAACACCAGCGCTGATGTGTACTTACTAATACTTCAGCACACACTGGAAGTGTGTAACTGATGTAGGGGAGAGAACTGCTTCATGCCCTGTGGGGTTACACCACTGCATGACATTACTGGCAATGACAGGTGAAATAAATGTTTACattgtgacagaaaaaaaatctgactctAACAAGCTCATCATAAAGGGGGGAATACAAGGAGTTTTCTTACTTTAAGGCGCTTCTGTTTTGCTATATAGGCATCTTGAAGGTCTGGATTCTCTTCCGCAAGCTTCTTCAACTCTGATTCTGTGTTACTTATTTggcctggttaaaaaaaaaaaaaaaaaaaaaaaaaaaaagacattagatATCCAAATGTACCCAAAATGCAATCCACAGGAACTGATCAATAGCTTGTGTACAAGTATCACACTGAAAAAAGTGATACTTCAATGAAACATCACCACCAAGTTGGGATTCTAAAGCATCATGTTTTGGAAAACTTAACTGCTGCACAAATTGACCCCACCACACCTTTCACTCATCAGTTTGCAATTAATTCCATAAAGTGGTGATCTGCCAGGCAAGAATGAAAAATTCttgttaatatttttctcttattcAGATAAAACCATTTTGCTGCCAAAAAAAGCTACTAAATCCATTAAATTCTACTACAAATACCTTAGGTCTCAGGTGTTTTTTCACTCAGTTCCAGGGTTCCTAACACAGTTTCCATGCTGAGAAAGTGCAGATAGGCCCATACTGAGATTTTTCTGTAGGTCACATGAATAATTCCACAGCAAAAGCCTGAATACCACTTTGGTCAGCTAAAAGGTTCATTATGGAGTATATGGATGTTCTAGAAAAACATTAATTATCTGACTTAAAGAAGGAATTATGTATAAAATTTAAGATAATTTTACTAATTTTTACAATGTGTATAgccttttttctccttaaaataaGGCTTTGCTTGAAAATGCCATATTTACAGACCCAGAACACCAAACGATAGTGAATATGTTatcttctaaaaataaatatttctagtAATAAACTGAGAACAAAAGAATAATTATAGGGACTGAATCACCTCTCACTTGTACCTGATAATTAAGATTAGTTCCAATTAAGTCTTATAAATTAAACTGATGAAAAATGTTTACTAGAGAATAATGAACTCGCTGGTTTATATATTCTTTGTTTCAACAGGACATGACTGTGAAAGCCATCTTTCAACATAGTATATGAAGAAATTGAAGGATGTAATCACACAACTAAAATCTTATATATGCAACAAATTAATTAGATTTGGTATGCATAAACATAATACATAACTGGTTGGTGGCTTATCATATCTAGCACTTCAAAAAAGATCAGCTTTTCAAAGCTGAAAACTAAACCATCCTGAAGAAGTTTGAACAAGTAAAGGAATTATGTAGGAACACAcacaagttatttaaaaaaaaaaagaaaaaagcctcaaATCAAGACAGCAGGCTATGCTTTACATATAGAAAGAAAATAGCCCAATTTAGACAATCAGTAATTTTAGCTCTATCAATATGAACATGTGTGTATAAACTGACAACAATTAATACCATCTAGAAGCTAGAGGGGAAGAGTACCTATGGTCAGTAGAACACAAGACAATGTTGTAAAGTGAACTGTAATGAAAGCACTTACAATTACCACGTGAAAACACAAAAACTATCGATAATGCCTATGAGTAAAGTACAATTGTTCAATAAACAGTTAGCATccacatttggggaaaaaaaaaaaaataaagagagctATGAGAAAGGAAAGATTAGAAAGATTATTTGCCTATGATTTTTCTCAATAtcactgaatgttttttaaactaAGTACTCCTGCAAACTGGATTTGAAACAGGAGTTAATTTCAGGAGGTTCTGTGTTACAAAGGGGACTGGGCAATATAATCTACAGTAATAACTGTAGTAATAACCTCTGTCCTTAACATACTTGCTCATAGGAAACTGGTATGTATATAAAAGTCCATCATGTACAATACCAAACCTGAGGAAGTCAAAAGACGTTTTACCATTGATTCTACCAGAACACTGTTTCATCCTTTATTGTAATTCTATATTGTTGCTATTTGCACCCAGGACTTTGGTTTAAATTGTGTTTTAACAATTTCCATTGGTCAGATGAGCCCAAGCTACTTACTTCTTCACACCTTTTTTTCTCCCTACCCCTAGCACCAAGTTGACACTAGCACATTCCTCAGAGAAAAAGAGCCTGATCATTCTCTTATAATAGACAAACAGACTCTGTTTCCTTGAGGCTAATCTGCATTTGCACTACTTTGAGAGGAAAGTAATTGCTTTAATTTAATAGGTAAACTTTTTACAAGTTTACAATCACAAAAAATGGGTTTCCTTCAGTGCCATGGTTTGATGTGAGCAGTAGTAGAGCTATTCCCTAGATATTGTTTTAGAAGCATAAACAAGAAGGTCAGAAAATAGAATACACTCAGCTGTCACAGCTGCCATTTTCTGTTGCACACATGAAGCACATTTCCAATCATTGGGAAAAATAATTCCACAGACACCAAAAATGACACTTCTTTCCTATTTTCAAATCATAACAGACTACAAAATCAAT from Patagioenas fasciata isolate bPatFas1 chromosome 2, bPatFas1.hap1, whole genome shotgun sequence harbors:
- the GDAP1 gene encoding ganglioside-induced differentiation-associated protein 1 gives rise to the protein MAPLVLYHWTQSFSSQKVRLAIAEKALKCEEHDVNLPLSEHNEPWFMRLNSSGEVPVLIHGENIICEATQIIDYLEATFVDEEVPRLMPEEGSMYYPRVQHYRELLDSLPMDAYTHGCILHPELTVDSMIPAYATSRIRSQISNTESELKKLAEENPDLQDAYIAKQKRLKSKLLDHDNIKYLKKILDELEKVLDQVETELQRRNEETPEGENQPWLCGDFFSLADVSLAVTLHRLKFLGLARRNWGNGKRPNLEAYYERVLKRKAFYQVLGHVNNILISAVLPTAFRVAKKRAPRVLGTTLLVSVLAGLGYLAFMCLRKRFPNMMLSIRTRQNYF